The following are encoded together in the Chthoniobacterales bacterium genome:
- the rpoN gene encoding RNA polymerase factor sigma-54, with translation MRKQDRCLITVVMAGFEQSLGLSLQQTLSPQMQQSLQVLQAPVLELRNLVEQELQANPVLEEEVPEHEGGADSPDEWEKDLREVNRLDEEWRDYMSQSGAYDGRSAEAQERREFLFNSLHTPKSLQQHLIDQLALSELDDEDREVADAIVGNLNEAGLLDVTVAELANLTNTRPERVERVLGEVQGLDPVGVAARDLKECLSIQLRRLGKAESLEARIVNGHLDDLLKRRFPEVARRLGVGVHDVQEAADFLATLEPRPARQFSVHIDHVIQPDVIVEEEEDGGFSISLNNEHVPMLRISNYYKDLLSEPNSRGQVRDYIRDKIKGGRFFIKCIQQRQQTILNIAREIVRRQEEFLREGPGALRPMTMNQVALAVGVHETTVSRATNGKYLLTPQGVFEMKYFFTPGYQTESGSDISNESVRKVISDVVEKEDKHRPLSDQAILEILKERGIPIARRTVAKYREQLDILPSHLRKTF, from the coding sequence TTGCGCAAGCAGGATCGATGCCTGATTACGGTCGTGATGGCCGGATTTGAGCAGTCTCTTGGTCTTTCGCTTCAGCAAACGCTGTCGCCGCAGATGCAGCAAAGTCTGCAGGTCCTGCAGGCGCCGGTGCTCGAGCTTCGCAATCTGGTCGAGCAGGAATTGCAGGCGAATCCCGTCCTCGAGGAAGAGGTTCCCGAACATGAAGGGGGAGCCGACAGTCCGGACGAATGGGAGAAGGATCTCAGGGAGGTCAATCGTCTCGACGAGGAGTGGCGGGATTACATGTCGCAGAGCGGGGCCTACGACGGCCGATCGGCCGAGGCGCAGGAACGCCGCGAATTTCTTTTCAATTCCCTGCACACGCCGAAGAGCCTCCAGCAGCATCTCATCGATCAGCTTGCGCTCTCGGAGTTGGACGACGAAGACCGGGAGGTGGCCGACGCGATCGTGGGAAATCTCAATGAGGCCGGGTTGCTTGATGTGACCGTGGCCGAACTGGCGAATCTCACGAACACTCGCCCCGAGCGGGTGGAGCGCGTGCTCGGCGAAGTGCAGGGGCTCGATCCGGTCGGCGTCGCCGCGCGGGACTTGAAGGAATGTCTGTCGATCCAGCTTCGCCGCCTCGGCAAAGCCGAGAGCCTCGAGGCGCGAATCGTGAACGGACATCTCGACGACCTGCTGAAGCGCCGTTTTCCCGAAGTGGCGCGACGCCTCGGGGTGGGGGTGCACGACGTGCAGGAGGCGGCGGATTTTCTGGCTACGCTCGAGCCCCGGCCGGCGCGACAATTTTCCGTGCATATCGATCACGTGATCCAGCCCGACGTCATCGTCGAGGAGGAGGAGGACGGCGGTTTCTCGATCTCGCTGAACAACGAGCACGTGCCGATGCTGCGAATCAGCAACTACTACAAGGACCTGCTGTCCGAGCCGAATTCGCGCGGGCAGGTGCGAGACTACATCCGCGACAAGATCAAGGGCGGCCGGTTCTTCATCAAATGCATTCAGCAGCGCCAGCAGACGATTCTGAACATCGCGCGCGAGATCGTGCGGCGGCAGGAGGAATTTCTGCGTGAGGGACCCGGCGCGCTCCGTCCGATGACCATGAACCAGGTCGCGCTCGCCGTCGGCGTGCACGAGACGACCGTTAGCCGCGCGACGAATGGCAAGTATCTCCTCACGCCCCAGGGCGTCTTCGAGATGAAGTATTTCTTCACGCCCGGCTACCAGACGGAGAGCGGCTCCGACATCAGCAACGAGAGCGTGCGCAAGGTCATCTCCGACGTCGTCGAGAAGGAGGACAAGCACCGCCCGCTCAGCGACCAGGCGATTCTCGAGATTCTCAAGGAGCGTGGCATTCCCATCGCGCGCCGCACCGTGGCGAAATACCGCGAGCAGCTCGACATCCTGCCGAGCCATCTGCGCAAGACGTTTTGA
- a CDS encoding Mrp/NBP35 family ATP-binding protein: protein MISEEQILAALKDVKYPGFNRDIVSFGLVREAHAHGADIHARLVVTTNDPKIPAAIHEAAVARLRAIPGAGKVEVRIDIQGAPTAAAGASGPQTIDGVKHVIAVASGKGGVGKSTVAANLAVSLRRAGARVGLCDCDLYGPSIALMFGANERPTADDENRIIPIERYGVELMSMGFLLDDDSPAVLRGPMVTRYTQQFLRQVAWGELDYLILDLPPGTGDIQLTIVQTVALAGAIIVTTPQEVALIDARKAARMFAKTNVPVIGIIENMSYFQCPSDGVRYDLFGKGGGAREAQRLGVPLLGEIPIEVALREGGDIGRPVAEFAGNGPSGTAFAQIALTIAEKFSTNVSA, encoded by the coding sequence ATGATTTCCGAAGAGCAGATTCTCGCCGCGTTGAAGGACGTGAAATACCCCGGCTTCAACCGGGACATCGTGTCCTTCGGGCTGGTCAGGGAGGCGCACGCCCACGGCGCCGACATCCACGCGCGCCTGGTGGTCACCACCAACGACCCGAAGATTCCTGCGGCCATTCACGAGGCCGCCGTGGCCCGGCTGCGGGCGATTCCCGGCGCCGGCAAGGTGGAGGTGCGGATCGATATTCAGGGCGCGCCGACCGCGGCCGCCGGCGCCTCGGGGCCGCAGACGATCGACGGCGTGAAGCACGTGATCGCCGTGGCCAGCGGCAAGGGCGGGGTGGGGAAGTCGACGGTGGCCGCCAATCTTGCCGTCTCGCTGCGCCGTGCGGGCGCGCGGGTCGGACTTTGCGACTGTGACCTTTACGGGCCGAGCATCGCGCTGATGTTCGGCGCGAACGAGCGCCCCACCGCCGATGACGAAAATCGGATCATTCCCATCGAGCGTTACGGCGTCGAGCTCATGTCCATGGGTTTCCTCCTCGATGACGACTCCCCGGCCGTGCTGCGCGGGCCAATGGTCACTCGCTACACCCAGCAATTTCTCCGGCAGGTCGCCTGGGGCGAACTCGACTATCTCATTCTCGATCTGCCGCCTGGAACCGGCGACATCCAGCTCACCATCGTGCAAACCGTCGCGCTGGCCGGCGCAATCATCGTCACCACGCCGCAAGAGGTTGCGTTGATCGATGCCCGTAAGGCCGCCCGCATGTTTGCGAAGACGAATGTCCCGGTGATCGGCATCATCGAGAACATGAGCTACTTCCAGTGTCCGAGCGACGGCGTGCGCTACGACCTGTTCGGAAAGGGGGGAGGGGCTCGCGAGGCGCAGCGGCTCGGGGTGCCTCTGCTGGGTGAAATTCCGATCGAGGTCGCCCTCCGCGAGGGCGGCGACATTGGCCGGCCGGTGGCCGAATTTGCCGGGAACGGTCCATCCGGCACGGCATTTGCTCAAATAGCTCTCACCATCGCTGAAAAATTTTCCACAAATGTAAGTGCATGA
- the pyrR gene encoding bifunctional pyr operon transcriptional regulator/uracil phosphoribosyltransferase PyrR: MTQIPEKPATVVVMDADAIRKAIRRIAHEIIEQNSDVSRLVLAGIPTRGVEVARRLVDHIASVEGVRPEMGVVDVSMHRDDLATRKRFTALEETQLPFDLEGRTLVLVDDVLYTGRSCRAAMDAVASFGRPDRIQLAVLVDRGHRELPIRPDYVGRNVPTERTEKIRVRFENSDNVPDSVQVVKP, translated from the coding sequence ATGACCCAGATTCCAGAGAAACCGGCCACCGTTGTGGTCATGGATGCGGATGCGATCCGCAAGGCGATCCGGCGCATCGCGCACGAGATCATCGAGCAGAATTCCGACGTCTCCCGGCTCGTGCTCGCCGGCATTCCCACTCGCGGCGTCGAGGTCGCGCGTCGGCTCGTCGATCACATTGCCAGCGTCGAGGGCGTGCGCCCCGAAATGGGCGTCGTCGATGTCTCGATGCATCGCGACGATCTGGCCACCCGCAAACGGTTCACCGCGCTCGAGGAAACCCAGCTGCCCTTCGATCTCGAGGGGCGCACGCTCGTCCTCGTCGATGACGTGCTTTATACCGGCCGCAGCTGTCGCGCCGCGATGGATGCGGTGGCTTCCTTTGGCCGGCCGGATCGGATCCAGCTCGCCGTGCTCGTGGACCGCGGCCATCGCGAACTGCCCATCCGCCCCGATTACGTGGGCCGCAACGTGCCGACCGAGCGCACGGAGAAGATTCGCGTGCGATTTGAAAATTCCGACAACGTGCCGGACAGCGTGCAGGTGGTGAAGCCATGA
- a CDS encoding aspartate carbamoyltransferase catalytic subunit, whose protein sequence is MTTPVTWTRKDLVALDALSSDEITLLLDTAKAFKGVGQRTLKKVPALRGKTLVNFFVEPSTRTRTSFELAAHRLSADVVNIAATASSLQKGETLKDTALNLQALLADIIVLRHSSAGAAQFLAERLQASVINAGDGSHEHPTQGLLDVFTMRERFGDLAGLKVAIVGDILFSRVARSNVHALVKLGADVTLVGPTTLVPRSLESLGAKVTHRIDDVLESAQVINLLRIQHERQRKEYFPSLGEYTSLFGLTKARAARIRPDCLVMHPGPINRGVEIDSDVADGPNNVILEQVTNGLAVRMAVLYLCAGNAGAAV, encoded by the coding sequence ATGACGACGCCCGTGACCTGGACTCGCAAGGATCTCGTGGCGCTCGATGCGCTGAGCTCGGACGAGATCACGCTCCTGCTCGACACGGCCAAGGCTTTCAAGGGCGTTGGCCAGCGCACGCTCAAGAAGGTGCCCGCGCTTCGCGGCAAGACGCTCGTGAATTTCTTCGTCGAGCCGAGCACGCGCACGCGCACGTCGTTCGAGCTGGCCGCGCATCGTCTCAGCGCCGACGTCGTGAACATCGCCGCGACGGCCTCGAGCCTGCAAAAGGGAGAGACTCTCAAGGACACCGCGCTCAATCTTCAGGCGCTGCTCGCCGACATCATCGTGCTGCGCCACAGCTCCGCCGGAGCGGCGCAATTCCTCGCGGAGCGGCTGCAGGCCAGCGTGATCAACGCCGGCGACGGTTCGCACGAGCACCCGACGCAGGGCCTGCTCGATGTCTTCACGATGCGCGAGCGCTTTGGCGATCTCGCGGGCCTGAAAGTCGCGATCGTCGGCGACATTCTCTTCAGTCGCGTGGCGCGCTCGAACGTGCATGCTCTCGTGAAGCTTGGCGCCGACGTCACGCTCGTCGGGCCGACCACGCTCGTTCCGCGTTCGCTGGAATCTCTGGGCGCGAAGGTCACGCATCGCATCGACGACGTGCTCGAATCCGCGCAGGTCATCAATCTCCTGCGCATCCAGCACGAGCGGCAGCGGAAGGAATATTTCCCGAGCCTTGGCGAATACACGTCGCTTTTCGGGCTGACGAAAGCCCGCGCCGCGCGCATTCGACCGGATTGTCTCGTGATGCACCCCGGTCCCATCAACCGCGGCGTCGAGATCGACAGCGATGTGGCCGACGGGCCGAACAACGTCATTCTCGAGCAGGTCACCAACGGCCTCGCCGTGCGGATGGCCGTCCTTTATTTGTGCGCCGGCAACGCCGGAGCTGCCGTATGA
- a CDS encoding dihydroorotase gives MSTLKITNGRIIDPANQRDEIADLWIRDGVIVDDATSAHETIDAKGLVVAPGLIDLHVHFREPGQSHKETIGTGTAAAAKGGFTSVVCMPNTNPVADNPSTISWIHERANDMAQVNVFCTGAITKGLKGEELAPVASMKKAGIVAITDDGHCVQNNEVMRRALEYARMFDLPLLDHCQDYGIVGDGIMHEGEWSVRLGLPGWPRIGEELIVMRNIMLAELCDSPIHCQHLTSGGSIRLIREAKARGVKISGEVCPHHIALTDESLKGYDSNYKMNPPLRTEWDIDLLIGGIADGTIDILASDHAPHAPYEKEVELDHAPFGILGLETEFAIFCDVLVHKRGAIDLPRLVEMLTINPAKLLRLDRGTLSVGAPADVTLLDPDAEWTYDLTETASPSRNSPFHGHTFKGRAVRTIVAGKSVWAL, from the coding sequence ATGAGCACCCTGAAAATTACGAACGGCCGGATCATCGATCCGGCGAACCAGCGCGACGAGATCGCGGACCTCTGGATCCGCGACGGCGTGATCGTCGACGACGCGACCTCCGCCCATGAGACGATCGATGCGAAGGGGCTCGTCGTGGCGCCGGGCCTGATCGATCTGCACGTGCATTTCCGCGAGCCGGGACAATCGCACAAGGAAACGATCGGCACGGGCACGGCCGCGGCGGCGAAGGGCGGCTTCACGAGCGTCGTGTGCATGCCGAACACGAATCCCGTGGCCGACAATCCGTCGACAATCTCGTGGATTCACGAACGCGCGAACGACATGGCGCAGGTGAACGTCTTCTGCACGGGGGCGATCACCAAGGGACTCAAGGGCGAGGAACTCGCGCCGGTCGCTTCGATGAAGAAGGCCGGCATCGTGGCGATCACCGACGATGGCCATTGCGTGCAGAACAACGAGGTGATGCGGCGGGCGCTCGAATACGCGCGGATGTTCGACCTGCCGCTGCTCGACCATTGCCAGGACTACGGCATCGTCGGGGACGGGATCATGCACGAGGGCGAATGGAGCGTGCGGCTCGGCCTGCCGGGCTGGCCGCGCATCGGCGAGGAGCTCATCGTGATGCGCAATATCATGCTCGCCGAGCTTTGCGACTCGCCGATCCATTGCCAGCACCTCACCTCGGGAGGCAGCATTCGCCTGATTCGCGAGGCGAAGGCGCGCGGCGTGAAGATTTCCGGCGAGGTCTGCCCGCATCACATCGCGCTCACCGACGAATCGCTCAAGGGCTACGATTCCAACTACAAGATGAACCCGCCGCTGCGCACGGAATGGGACATCGATCTGCTCATCGGCGGCATCGCGGACGGCACGATCGACATTCTCGCGAGCGACCACGCGCCGCACGCCCCCTACGAGAAAGAGGTCGAGCTCGACCATGCGCCGTTTGGCATTCTCGGCCTCGAGACGGAGTTTGCGATCTTCTGCGACGTGCTCGTGCACAAACGCGGAGCGATCGATCTTCCGCGACTCGTCGAGATGCTCACGATCAATCCCGCGAAGCTCCTGCGGCTCGATCGCGGCACGCTCTCCGTCGGCGCTCCCGCGGATGTGACGCTGCTCGACCCGGATGCCGAGTGGACCTACGACCTCACGGAGACGGCGTCGCCGTCGCGCAACTCTCCGTTCCACGGGCACACGTTCAAGGGCCGGGCGGTGCGGACCATCGTGGCGGGCAAGTCGGTCTGGGCGCTGTGA
- the tgt gene encoding tRNA guanosine(34) transglycosylase Tgt, whose protein sequence is MSGFSVQATVGKARAGTLQTRRGVVETPVFMPVGTQATVKAMTPDEVKATGAQIILGNTYHLHVRPGEGLIRDLGGLHRFMNWDRPILTDSGGFQVFSLAKLRKITEEGVHFQNHLDGTPTFIGPERSMEIQRDLGSDIVMLFDECPPHPCSHEDAAKSLDLTLRWAKRCREWWDAQPAEGRPLVFGIVQGSGYPDLRQRSAEALVEIGFDGYAIGGVSVGEPEPEMFAAVEAAESHLPANRARYAMGLGTPKQVIELIARGVDMMDCVLPTRLARNGTAFTADGTLSLKNAPFARDERVIEPGCECYACRNQFTRAYLRHLVKAEEILGLRLVTMHNLHFYVGLAKRARAAILDGSFEEFRRETVGRLEAGRTEI, encoded by the coding sequence GTGAGTGGTTTCTCCGTTCAGGCGACGGTCGGCAAGGCGCGCGCCGGCACGTTGCAGACGCGCCGCGGCGTCGTCGAGACGCCGGTGTTCATGCCGGTCGGCACGCAGGCGACGGTGAAGGCGATGACGCCCGACGAGGTGAAGGCGACGGGCGCGCAGATCATTCTCGGGAACACGTATCACCTGCACGTGCGGCCCGGCGAGGGCCTCATTCGCGATCTCGGCGGCCTGCACCGGTTCATGAACTGGGACCGGCCGATTCTCACCGACAGCGGCGGCTTCCAGGTCTTCTCGCTCGCGAAGCTGCGCAAGATCACCGAGGAGGGCGTGCATTTTCAGAACCATCTCGATGGCACGCCGACGTTCATCGGGCCGGAGCGCTCGATGGAGATCCAGCGCGATCTCGGCTCGGACATCGTGATGCTCTTCGATGAATGCCCGCCGCATCCGTGCTCGCACGAGGATGCCGCGAAGAGCCTCGACCTCACGCTGCGCTGGGCAAAACGCTGCCGCGAGTGGTGGGACGCGCAGCCCGCCGAGGGACGGCCGCTGGTGTTTGGAATCGTGCAGGGCTCGGGCTATCCCGATCTGCGCCAGCGATCGGCGGAGGCGCTCGTGGAGATCGGCTTTGACGGCTACGCCATCGGGGGTGTGAGCGTGGGAGAGCCGGAGCCGGAGATGTTTGCCGCGGTCGAGGCGGCGGAGTCGCATTTGCCGGCGAATCGCGCACGCTACGCGATGGGGCTCGGCACGCCGAAGCAGGTGATCGAGCTGATCGCCCGCGGCGTGGACATGATGGATTGCGTGCTGCCGACGCGGCTGGCGCGCAATGGCACGGCCTTCACCGCAGACGGGACGCTGAGTTTGAAGAACGCACCCTTCGCGCGCGACGAGCGCGTGATCGAGCCCGGATGCGAGTGTTACGCCTGCCGAAATCAGTTTACCCGCGCGTATCTGCGCCATCTCGTGAAGGCGGAGGAGATCCTCGGGCTGCGCCTTGTGACGATGCACAACCTCCATTTTTACGTGGGACTGGCGAAGCGGGCGCGGGCGGCGATTCTCGACGGATCGTTCGAGGAGTTCCGCCGCGAGACCGTGGGCCGGCTCGAAGCCGGTCGGACAGAAATCTAA
- a CDS encoding exosortase system-associated protein, TIGR04073 family, with product MKFPALLAFVLAVGASVALADIQSPPASDYGPTRKLGRGLANIAFGSSELIDSFVSINYSEGNAAAFSYGIVRGTGRSLARLGFGIYEVALFPFPTYKGSYRPPYKSDIPWIHCGYSEFPPELGFETRYNYVRDYQQSPSL from the coding sequence ATGAAGTTTCCCGCCCTCCTTGCTTTCGTGTTGGCCGTTGGCGCATCCGTCGCCCTCGCCGACATCCAGTCCCCCCCGGCTTCCGATTACGGCCCGACCCGTAAGCTCGGCCGCGGGCTCGCCAACATCGCTTTTGGCTCCTCCGAACTCATCGACTCCTTTGTCTCGATCAACTACTCCGAAGGCAACGCCGCCGCATTCAGCTACGGCATCGTCCGCGGCACGGGCCGTTCGCTCGCCCGCCTCGGCTTCGGCATCTACGAAGTGGCACTCTTCCCCTTCCCGACCTACAAGGGCAGCTATCGTCCGCCCTACAAGAGCGACATTCCCTGGATCCATTGCGGTTACAGCGAGTTCCCGCCGGAGCTCGGCTTCGAGACGCGTTACAACTACGTGCGCGACTACCAGCAATCGCCCTCGCTCTAA
- a CDS encoding histone deacetylase — protein MTGLLLDPIYRNHDTGWDHPEAPERIDAIHDSFDSAGLIATSTRIAPRPATLEEVGRAHDPRYIETVLALMARGEDSLANGDVSVCRQSGDVALQAVGGVLNAVDAVLSGKLDNAFCAVRPPGHHATASRAMGFCIFNNVAIATRHAQAVHGVERVAILDWDVHHGNGTQDIFYADGTVLFASTHQRPWYPGTGDREETGEGSGAGLTINRPFRAGAGFAEIGAAFRDEFLPAVRAFSPQLILISAGFDSRLGDPLGEFRLTDADFTTLTLDTLETAAAIDARVVSVLEGGYSLPGLAAAANAHFRALRDEG, from the coding sequence ATGACCGGGCTCCTTCTCGATCCGATCTACAGGAACCACGACACCGGGTGGGATCACCCCGAGGCGCCGGAACGCATCGACGCCATTCACGACTCGTTCGATTCCGCCGGCCTGATCGCCACCTCCACCCGCATTGCCCCGCGACCCGCCACGCTCGAGGAAGTCGGCCGGGCCCACGACCCGCGCTACATCGAGACCGTGCTCGCGCTCATGGCCCGCGGCGAAGACTCCCTCGCCAACGGCGACGTGAGCGTCTGCCGGCAATCCGGCGACGTCGCCCTCCAGGCGGTCGGCGGCGTGCTCAATGCCGTCGACGCCGTCCTCTCGGGCAAACTGGACAACGCCTTCTGCGCCGTGCGGCCACCGGGGCACCACGCCACCGCCAGCCGCGCAATGGGCTTCTGCATCTTCAACAACGTCGCCATCGCCACTCGCCACGCCCAGGCGGTGCACGGCGTGGAACGCGTCGCAATCCTCGATTGGGACGTCCACCACGGCAACGGAACGCAGGATATTTTCTACGCCGACGGCACCGTTCTCTTCGCCAGCACCCACCAGCGCCCCTGGTATCCCGGCACGGGCGATCGGGAGGAGACCGGCGAAGGCTCGGGCGCCGGTCTCACCATCAATCGTCCCTTCCGCGCCGGCGCGGGATTCGCCGAAATCGGCGCCGCTTTTCGCGACGAGTTCCTGCCCGCGGTGCGCGCATTTTCGCCGCAGCTCATTCTGATTTCCGCCGGTTTCGACTCTCGCCTCGGCGACCCGCTGGGCGAATTCCGCCTCACCGACGCCGACTTCACCACGCTCACTCTCGACACGCTGGAAACCGCGGCCGCCATCGACGCCCGCGTCGTTTCCGTGCTGGAAGGCGGCTACTCGCTCCCCGGTCTCGCGGCCGCCGCAAACGCCCATTTTCGCGCCCTCCGCGACGAAGGTTGA
- a CDS encoding PBP1A family penicillin-binding protein: MRKKPTLKRLWLKTSRRVRARSRRASRRRRHPFLVAFFKLGLCALVLWALIAAAFYAYALTFDLRAIQDMPQRSVVLDRTGQIYSRLAGENRIVAPFDRISNHFVNALITREDTRFYSHHGVDPIGIARAVVRNLLLGSVREGASTITQQLARNSFAIGGRTLLRKLIEAALAFRIETELTKEEILEAYMNRIYFGSGYYGVDTASRAYFGHPAAKLSLSEAALLAGLIRSPTRFSPFNDLAASIRNRDVVLRRMHEIGLVDDAQLAAALADPVRLAPKRNAAEEENWATATIRRELALVLPEDRLAEGGLRVHTTIDSRLQAAAEKALSARLAQVERRPGYPHPRKSAGTDEYLQGALLAIDNRTGGIRAVVGGRDYGDSKYHRAFDAHRPAGSTAKPFVFATAFARGVRPGDRVSDARLGRDEIPRDLGRYNPDNSDNSYGGDIRVADALIDSRNTASVRVGLRAGLGNVAATIRQAGLAESVSPFPSLCLGSFETTLKDLTAAYTAFPDAGIRRQPFLIEKVTDTEGNVLFQSTHGQIRFLDARAAAATAEILDDVVARGTAASARQLGLRKHAGGKTGTTDQFRDAWFVGFTRSLTCGVWVGFDRPQTILRGGYGADLALPIWVDVMQAADAKAYPD; the protein is encoded by the coding sequence GTGCGGAAGAAACCCACGCTCAAACGCCTCTGGCTGAAGACCTCGCGGCGCGTGCGCGCCAGATCGCGTCGCGCCTCGCGCCGCCGCCGGCACCCGTTTCTCGTCGCTTTTTTCAAGCTCGGCCTCTGCGCCCTCGTGCTCTGGGCGCTCATTGCCGCGGCCTTCTACGCCTACGCACTCACGTTCGACCTCCGCGCCATTCAGGACATGCCGCAGCGCTCCGTCGTGCTCGATCGCACCGGCCAGATCTACAGCCGGCTCGCCGGGGAAAACCGCATCGTCGCACCCTTCGACCGCATCTCGAACCACTTCGTCAATGCGCTCATCACCCGCGAGGACACTCGTTTTTACAGCCACCACGGCGTGGACCCCATCGGCATCGCCCGCGCCGTCGTTCGCAATCTGCTGCTCGGCAGCGTGCGCGAAGGCGCATCGACCATTACCCAGCAACTCGCGCGTAACAGCTTCGCGATCGGCGGCCGCACGCTGCTGCGCAAGCTCATCGAGGCCGCGCTGGCCTTCCGCATCGAGACCGAGCTCACGAAGGAGGAAATCCTCGAGGCCTACATGAACCGCATCTACTTCGGCTCGGGCTACTACGGCGTCGACACCGCCAGCCGCGCGTATTTCGGCCATCCCGCCGCGAAGCTCTCGCTCTCCGAGGCTGCGCTGCTCGCCGGGCTGATCCGCAGCCCCACGCGATTCTCGCCCTTCAACGACCTCGCGGCCTCGATCCGCAATCGCGACGTCGTGCTCCGTCGCATGCACGAGATCGGCCTCGTCGATGACGCGCAGCTGGCCGCCGCGCTGGCGGATCCCGTTCGCCTTGCCCCGAAACGGAATGCCGCCGAGGAAGAAAACTGGGCCACGGCCACGATTCGCCGCGAGCTCGCGCTCGTCCTTCCCGAGGATCGCCTCGCCGAGGGCGGACTCCGAGTCCACACGACGATCGATTCCCGCCTGCAGGCCGCCGCAGAGAAAGCCTTGTCCGCCCGCCTTGCCCAAGTGGAGCGCCGCCCCGGCTATCCGCATCCTCGAAAGAGCGCGGGCACGGACGAATACCTGCAGGGCGCCCTGCTCGCCATCGACAACCGCACCGGCGGCATTCGCGCCGTCGTCGGCGGCCGCGACTACGGCGACAGCAAATACCACCGCGCCTTCGACGCGCACCGTCCCGCCGGTTCCACGGCCAAGCCCTTCGTCTTCGCCACCGCCTTTGCGAGGGGCGTGCGACCCGGCGATCGCGTATCCGACGCGCGCCTCGGCCGTGACGAGATTCCCCGCGACCTCGGCCGTTACAATCCCGACAACTCGGACAACTCCTACGGCGGCGACATCCGCGTTGCCGACGCGCTCATCGACTCGCGCAACACCGCCAGCGTGCGGGTCGGCCTTCGGGCCGGACTCGGCAACGTCGCCGCCACCATCCGGCAGGCCGGCCTCGCCGAAAGCGTCTCCCCCTTCCCCTCGCTTTGCCTCGGCTCCTTCGAGACGACGCTGAAGGACCTCACCGCCGCCTACACCGCTTTTCCGGATGCGGGCATCCGCCGCCAGCCATTCCTCATCGAGAAAGTCACCGACACCGAGGGCAACGTGCTTTTCCAATCCACCCACGGGCAGATCCGCTTCCTCGACGCCCGCGCCGCCGCCGCCACGGCGGAGATCCTCGACGACGTCGTTGCCCGCGGCACCGCTGCCAGCGCCCGGCAGCTTGGCCTTCGCAAGCACGCCGGAGGCAAGACCGGCACCACCGATCAATTCCGCGACGCCTGGTTCGTCGGCTTCACCCGCTCGCTCACCTGCGGCGTCTGGGTCGGCTTCGACCGCCCGCAGACCATCCTCCGCGGCGGTTACGGCGCCGACCTCGCCCTGCCGATCTGGGTCGACGTCATGCAGGCCGCCGACGCAAAGGCCTATCCCGACTGA
- the trmD gene encoding tRNA (guanosine(37)-N1)-methyltransferase TrmD, with amino-acid sequence MKIDILTLFPGICHGALGESMMKRARERGLAEINAVDLRQWAIGRHRQADDMPYGGGPGMVMKIEPIHAALQALRSPETRVVLMTPQGRPFTQTIAREYARERHVILLCGHYEGVDQRVADHLVDDEISIGDYVLTNGALAALVVTDAVVRLIPGVLGDADSAEQDSFGNGEGGRLLDHPHYTRPVDYEGWRVPDVLLSGNHAAIEKWRLEQARALTRERRPDLLED; translated from the coding sequence GTGAAGATCGATATCCTGACCCTGTTCCCCGGCATCTGCCACGGCGCGCTCGGCGAGAGCATGATGAAGCGCGCGCGTGAACGGGGGCTGGCGGAAATTAACGCCGTCGATCTTCGCCAATGGGCGATCGGCCGGCATCGTCAGGCGGACGACATGCCCTATGGCGGCGGGCCGGGCATGGTGATGAAGATCGAGCCGATCCATGCCGCGCTGCAGGCCCTGCGCTCGCCGGAGACGCGCGTCGTTCTCATGACGCCGCAGGGGCGGCCGTTCACGCAGACGATTGCTCGCGAATACGCCCGCGAGCGGCACGTCATCCTGCTTTGCGGGCACTACGAGGGCGTTGACCAGCGGGTGGCCGATCATCTCGTCGACGACGAAATTTCCATCGGCGACTACGTGCTGACGAATGGCGCGCTCGCCGCGCTGGTGGTGACGGATGCCGTCGTGCGGCTGATCCCCGGCGTGCTGGGCGACGCAGATTCAGCGGAACAGGATTCCTTCGGCAACGGCGAAGGCGGGCGGCTGCTCGATCACCCGCACTATACGCGGCCCGTGGATTACGAAGGCTGGCGAGTGCCGGACGTGCTGCTCTCGGGCAATCACGCGGCCATCGAGAAATGGCGTCTCGAGCAGGCGCGGGCGCTCACGCGCGAGCGCCGGCCGGATCTGCTCGAGGATTAA